Proteins from a genomic interval of Acanthopagrus latus isolate v.2019 chromosome 7, fAcaLat1.1, whole genome shotgun sequence:
- the LOC119023530 gene encoding P2Y purinoceptor 1-like yields the protein MNKTACPHISFDFTGRFLPPVYLLVFIVGLIVNGWGLKSLLDNWRKLKIINVFVLNLGLTDALYLLTLPFLVVYYFMGSKWIFGETFCKITRFCFNVNLYGSIGFLTCISVYRYLAIVHPVKVIGRLTFTRSVMISVMVWLLVSVQSLPDMFFTKTHRNNTEKCFVTTHNDHVEDYLKYSLGWTLTGFCIPFLITLGCYGHVAVVLWTWKRNDKVLKQRSLKLMFILILLFSVCYIPYHVLRNLDLWSRVLTKQGICYKWYNGVYIARQISRGLVCLNSVLNPLVYLYAHEDVPAQLRQKLQKVCQMLIHQFLSNPSRRPSAPTVDEL from the coding sequence ATGAATAAAACCGCTTGTCCTCATATCAGCTTTGACTTTACAGGCAGATTTCTACCTCCTGTTTACTTATTAGTTTTCATCGTTGGTCTGATAGTCAATGGATGGGGACTAAAGTCTCTGTTGGACAACTGGAGGAAACTGAAGATCATCAATGTGTTTGTTCTCAACCTTGGACTTACAGATGCTTTGTACCTGCTCACACTCCCATTTTTGGTGGTGTACTACTTCATGGGGAGTAAATGGATCTTTGGAGAAACATTCTGCAAGATAACAAGATTCTGCTTCAATGTGAATCTATACGGCAGCATTGGATTCCTGACTTGTATAAGTGTGTACAGATACCTGGCCATTGTTCATCCAGTGAAAGTGATTGGAAGATTAACTTTCACCCGTTCTGTGATGATCTCGGTCATGGTCTGGCTGTTGGTGAGTGTTCAAAGTCTTCCAGACATGTTCTTCACCAAAACACAtagaaacaacactgaaaaatgctTTGTTACCACGCATAACGACCACGTTGAGGATTACCTGAAATACAGTCTTGGATGGACCCTCACTGGCTTTTGTATCCCGTTCCTCATCACACTGGGCTGCTACGGACACGTGGCTGTAGTTTTATGGACATGGAAGAGGAATGATAAGGTACTGAAACAGAGAAGCTTGAAGTTGATGTTCATCTtgattcttctcttctctgtctgttaCATCCCCTATCATGTACTCAGAAACCTCGACCTCTGGTCAAGAGTTCTTACCAAACAGGGGATATGTTATAAATGGTATAACGGAGTCTACATTGCTCGTCAGATAAGCCGGGGCCTTGTGTGTCTGAACAGTGTTCTCAACCCTCTGGTTTACCTCTATGCACATGAAGACGTTCCTGCTCAGCTCAGACAGAAGCTCCAGAAAGTTTGTCAGATGTTAATCCATCAGTTTTTGTCAAACCCCAGCAGAAGGCCTTCTGCACCGACTGTAGACGAACTGTAA